In the Arcobacter arenosus genome, one interval contains:
- a CDS encoding NADH-quinone oxidoreductase subunit B family protein, whose amino-acid sequence MSKTYVVPDEIACANSLEAKLEHLNNIQRSFSVYRVDVGSCNGCEIEIFAAITPMWDPERFGFKLVANPRHADILLCTGPVTRQMYYPLLRAYEAMPDPKIVVALGACGSSGGIFHDAYGTWGGIDKVIPVDVYIPGCPPHPAGIIYGLATALGILDQKVNYIENKDGEDNLELISESIFGNILFERDVMAKAKVLMGYLLARKLFDKYINGVKQSLDIKNVVLTKVALEKAFDEEFDERYVECMKIIHNEVYLTHMLYYGKILEEYKFD is encoded by the coding sequence ATGAGTAAAACATATGTAGTTCCAGATGAAATAGCTTGTGCAAATTCATTAGAAGCAAAATTAGAACATCTTAATAATATACAAAGAAGTTTTAGTGTTTATAGAGTTGATGTTGGTTCTTGCAATGGTTGTGAAATTGAAATTTTTGCAGCAATTACTCCAATGTGGGACCCTGAAAGATTTGGTTTTAAGCTTGTAGCAAACCCAAGACATGCAGATATCTTACTTTGTACAGGACCTGTTACAAGACAAATGTATTATCCACTTTTGAGAGCTTATGAAGCAATGCCTGACCCAAAAATTGTTGTTGCTCTTGGAGCTTGTGGTTCTAGTGGGGGAATCTTTCATGATGCTTACGGTACTTGGGGTGGGATAGATAAAGTGATTCCTGTAGATGTTTATATACCAGGATGTCCTCCTCATCCTGCGGGAATAATTTATGGATTAGCAACCGCTTTGGGTATTTTAGACCAAAAAGTTAATTATATTGAAAATAAAGATGGAGAAGATAATTTAGAGTTAATCTCTGAATCTATATTTGGAAATATACTCTTTGAAAGAGACGTTATGGCAAAGGCAAAAGTTTTAATGGGATATTTATTAGCAAGGAAACTATTTGATAAGTATATTAATGGTGTAAAACAATCTCTAGATATTAAAAATGTTGTACTGACGAAAGTAGCATTGGAAAAAGCTTTTGATGAAGAATTTGATGAGAGATATGTTGAGTGTATGAAAATAATACATAATGAAGTGTATCTAACGCATATGTTGTATTATGGAAAAATACTCGAAGAATATAAATTTGATTAA
- a CDS encoding formate hydrogenlyase maturation HycH family protein, which yields MIEICRLTKRQVDPSSKKKMPTPLEQIKIFSLAVGHGIGSVDFVECIGEMEDSAYDEMLKSCDEYATFKLGNLSKYFEIEVFPEHARMLVNEMPNCFLKEQFLSLQEGYIVIRKKL from the coding sequence ATGATTGAAATATGTAGATTAACAAAAAGACAAGTAGATCCATCTTCTAAGAAAAAAATGCCAACACCTTTGGAACAAATAAAAATTTTTTCTTTAGCTGTAGGACATGGAATAGGAAGTGTTGACTTTGTAGAATGTATAGGAGAAATGGAAGATAGTGCCTATGATGAAATGCTAAAATCTTGTGATGAATATGCAACTTTCAAACTTGGTAATCTTAGTAAATATTTTGAAATAGAAGTTTTTCCAGAACATGCAAGAATGTTAGTCAATGAAATGCCTAATTGTTTTTTAAAAGAACAATTTCTTTCATTACAAGAAGGTTATATCGTTATTAGGAAAAAATTATGA
- a CDS encoding formate hydrogenlyase complex iron-sulfur subunit — MKIIDIAKKYGLATYNYPFEPYEVHEGFRGKPVYDYDKCIGCTACAVACPSNAINVKLNEQGDKLVWEFDCARCIFCGRCDEVCPTNAVVQSDQFELAVKFDKKALKIVGELELQYCEVCNSAFTTKRLISYNLERLERAGWSSDNLDEKTKYIRTCPECKKNKVVEESNKYFSGVNNE; from the coding sequence ATGAAAATAATAGACATAGCAAAAAAATATGGTTTAGCCACATATAATTATCCTTTTGAACCTTATGAGGTTCATGAAGGGTTTCGTGGTAAACCAGTTTATGACTACGATAAATGTATAGGCTGTACAGCTTGTGCAGTGGCTTGTCCTTCAAATGCAATTAATGTAAAGTTAAATGAACAAGGGGATAAGTTAGTATGGGAGTTTGATTGTGCTCGTTGTATATTTTGTGGACGATGTGATGAGGTTTGTCCTACTAATGCTGTTGTTCAATCAGACCAGTTTGAATTAGCTGTGAAGTTTGATAAAAAAGCTTTAAAAATAGTTGGGGAGCTTGAATTACAATATTGTGAAGTTTGTAATTCAGCTTTTACAACTAAAAGATTAATCTCTTATAATCTTGAAAGATTAGAACGAGCAGGTTGGTCTAGTGATAACTTAGATGAAAAAACAAAATATATTAGAACTTGTCCTGAGTGTAAAAAAAATAAAGTAGTTGAAGAATCTAACAAATATTTTTCAGGAGTAAATAATGAGTAA
- a CDS encoding respiratory chain complex I subunit 1 family protein, with protein MSIFFMLLQVVVIIMLAPLFDGMARVLRARLQSRRGPSDFFQTYRDIQKLFKRGRTVPECSHWVFRFGPYTLFGAGAALLAVIPISYNAGSLASYASDIFVVLYIGAMLRFIFGAASIDSGNPFAGVGGSREQMLAVFVEPVMMSSLLVVMLLAKTSNLAEIQMLVQNGDIGYQMPAFAVASISFLWAMYVECGRNPYDLAEAEQEIQEGVLGEYAGADFGIAHAGLILKQFAMIGMFLTIFEPWTFENSFLALIVFILKAGIFYVAAVFIDNFGPRYKLLTSFKSNAIVALCVSSVALILYIVGV; from the coding sequence ATGAGTATATTTTTTATGTTATTACAAGTAGTAGTAATTATCATGCTTGCACCTTTATTTGATGGGATGGCCAGAGTATTAAGAGCAAGATTGCAATCAAGAAGAGGACCTTCAGATTTTTTCCAAACTTATAGAGATATTCAAAAACTTTTTAAAAGAGGAAGAACAGTACCAGAATGTTCTCATTGGGTATTTAGATTTGGGCCTTATACATTATTTGGGGCAGGGGCTGCATTACTTGCAGTTATACCTATTTCATATAATGCTGGCTCATTAGCTTCATATGCCTCTGATATTTTTGTTGTTCTTTATATTGGTGCAATGTTAAGATTTATTTTTGGTGCAGCTTCAATTGACTCAGGAAATCCTTTTGCTGGTGTAGGTGGAAGTAGAGAACAGATGTTAGCCGTTTTTGTTGAACCTGTAATGATGAGTAGTTTATTAGTAGTAATGCTTTTAGCAAAAACTTCAAATTTAGCTGAAATACAAATGTTGGTTCAAAATGGTGATATAGGTTATCAAATGCCAGCTTTTGCAGTTGCTTCAATCTCTTTTCTTTGGGCAATGTATGTTGAGTGTGGAAGAAATCCCTATGATTTAGCAGAAGCAGAGCAAGAGATTCAAGAGGGTGTTTTAGGAGAATATGCAGGTGCAGATTTTGGTATAGCGCATGCAGGACTTATTTTAAAACAGTTTGCAATGATTGGTATGTTTTTAACTATATTTGAACCATGGACTTTTGAAAATTCATTTCTCGCATTAATAGTTTTTATTTTAAAAGCTGGTATTTTTTATGTTGCTGCAGTATTTATTGATAATTTTGGACCTAGATATAAATTATTAACAAGTTTTAAATCAAATGCTATAGTCGCACTTTGCGTTTCTTCAGTTGCATTGATTTTATATATAGTAGGAGTTTAA
- a CDS encoding hydrogenase maturation protease, producing MKKAFLAVGNTLRGDDGICAYLGNLLEKEDLGWKVFYAEDTPESQFNLIREYEPDLVVIGDAMTGIKVGSVDVIDVSDEREYMYSTHNLPMPILISYLKGFCKGVLFLGLNVDIENVLEVNPEISQEAKVTALRGLEKLIEINTIFDK from the coding sequence ATGAAAAAAGCATTTTTAGCAGTTGGAAATACTTTAAGGGGTGATGATGGTATTTGCGCTTATTTAGGTAATTTACTAGAAAAAGAAGATTTGGGATGGAAGGTTTTCTATGCAGAAGATACTCCTGAAAGCCAATTTAATTTAATAAGAGAATATGAACCTGATTTAGTTGTAATAGGTGATGCTATGACAGGTATCAAAGTTGGCAGTGTTGATGTAATTGATGTAAGTGATGAAAGAGAATATATGTATTCAACTCACAATTTACCAATGCCAATACTTATAAGTTATTTAAAAGGATTTTGTAAAGGAGTTCTGTTTTTAGGACTAAATGTAGATATTGAAAATGTATTAGAAGTAAATCCAGAGATTTCTCAAGAAGCTAAAGTAACAGCTTTAAGAGGATTAGAAAAGTTAATTGAAATTAATACAATTTTTGATAAATGA
- a CDS encoding formate/nitrite transporter family protein, with amino-acid sequence MLSPAEAAKAVSGGSGHKANMPMLSIIFLSIMAGGSIAMGDIFWAHATVGVAKATAPGIANFLGGIAFSAGLMMVVFFGGHLFTSSLLTGVTTMEHKLPLSKMAIYWIIVWVFNFVGSVLIAYMYYRTNLPLKYDGEILKHFMALGAGKTSLAFDEAFIRAIFCNVFVCMAVWTAIAAKDTAGKILGIAFLIGAFVASGYEHCVANMFIITEGLLAKAHYLAEVGGNIEALSHLAHVSVDKINNLTIEAMLVKNLIPVTLGNIVGGLFFVGIIGFMSHKVDMKND; translated from the coding sequence ATGTTATCTCCAGCAGAAGCAGCAAAAGCTGTATCAGGTGGTTCAGGGCATAAGGCTAATATGCCAATGTTAAGTATTATTTTCTTGTCAATTATGGCAGGTGGATCAATTGCAATGGGTGATATTTTCTGGGCCCATGCAACAGTTGGTGTTGCAAAAGCCACAGCTCCAGGGATTGCAAACTTTTTAGGGGGTATTGCATTCTCTGCTGGACTTATGATGGTTGTGTTCTTTGGAGGACACTTATTTACAAGTTCACTATTAACTGGTGTTACAACAATGGAACATAAGTTACCATTAAGTAAAATGGCAATTTATTGGATTATTGTTTGGGTATTTAATTTTGTAGGATCAGTTTTAATTGCGTATATGTATTATAGAACAAATTTACCATTAAAATATGATGGTGAAATTTTAAAACACTTTATGGCATTAGGGGCAGGAAAAACTTCTTTAGCATTTGATGAAGCATTTATCAGAGCAATATTCTGTAATGTTTTTGTTTGTATGGCGGTATGGACTGCAATTGCAGCAAAAGATACTGCAGGTAAAATTTTAGGTATTGCATTTTTAATTGGTGCATTTGTAGCTTCTGGCTATGAACACTGTGTTGCTAATATGTTTATTATTACTGAAGGTTTATTAGCTAAAGCTCATTATTTAGCAGAAGTTGGTGGTAATATAGAAGCTTTATCTCATTTAGCTCATGTTTCTGTTGATAAAATCAATAATCTAACAATTGAGGCAATGTTAGTTAAGAATCTTATTCCTGTTACATTAGGAAATATCGTTGGAGGTCTTTTCTTTGTTGGTATTATTGGATTTATGTCACATAAAGTAGATATGAAAAATGATTAA
- the hyfE gene encoding hydrogenase 4 membrane subunit yields the protein MLDLLSILSIAIIITSLGVFSLRNYQFSIYTYAVQTFILVSIFFTLAFRFDAEQLSIWGMIAFFTKVVFIPMLLLKLVKKLDVKSEDEPVSGFFISPIIAMGFSLAISMAIYPIYLEFSLIKEAIPLMASITVFMMGIFGFILRNSAIKQILAYCMFENGIHLSLALMAYNSPEIAELGILTDAIFAVVIMSILAQRFFKYFGSLDVSKANELKG from the coding sequence ATGTTAGATTTATTAAGTATTTTATCAATAGCAATTATTATAACTTCATTAGGTGTATTTTCACTTAGAAACTACCAGTTTTCAATATATACCTATGCAGTACAAACATTTATACTTGTTTCAATATTTTTTACATTAGCATTTAGATTTGATGCTGAACAATTAAGTATTTGGGGAATGATTGCATTTTTTACAAAAGTTGTTTTTATTCCAATGCTTTTATTAAAGTTAGTAAAAAAATTGGATGTCAAAAGTGAAGATGAACCAGTTTCTGGCTTTTTCATAAGTCCTATTATTGCTATGGGATTTTCATTAGCAATATCAATGGCAATTTATCCAATCTATTTAGAGTTTTCTCTAATAAAAGAGGCAATTCCTTTAATGGCTTCAATTACAGTTTTCATGATGGGAATTTTTGGTTTTATTTTAAGAAATTCTGCAATAAAACAGATTTTAGCTTATTGTATGTTTGAGAATGGAATACATTTATCTCTTGCATTAATGGCTTATAACTCTCCAGAAATTGCAGAGTTAGGAATATTAACTGATGCAATTTTTGCAGTAGTGATTATGTCTATTTTAGCTCAAAGATTTTTTAAATATTTTGGATCTTTAGATGTATCTAAAGCTAATGAGTTGAAAGGATAA
- a CDS encoding proton-conducting transporter membrane subunit: MTQVYLIYLVGCVVSLLLYKKNNLAAKVGFSISAVASLIGVFYFLINIGETSTYNFSEQLLYSPNFTLEPVGNFFSFVISLIALASSIYAIQYSQEYEKKGSLAVMAFLFNAFILSMLLVVSASDVFWFMIYWEIMTVVSAFLICFNDSKSSLKAIMIYLGVAHFGGMCILSAFLLLASQSGSLEFSSFTSVEMSPLYASAIFILALVGFGSKAGMFPFHVWLPKAHPAAPSNISALMSGVMIKLGLFGIIKFCLWLPIQEWWGLLIVVLGALSSLLGVLYALIQHDYKALLAYHSVENIGIILLGIGTGVYGIAINSPILATIGFLAGLYHVVNHAIFKGLLFLAAGSVLFRTHTREIEVLGGLAKKMPFTAIGMFVGVMGIAALPPLNGFVSEWFTYHGMIQGALSEGILPRTVFTLSVIALALTGVLVVIHLKLYAVIFAGTPRDKKIWDNAKEAPLSMLVGMFILIVGCFAFGIGASVVTENIMTVVTSFSGAYEATPDGGFIASTLGNKISLPLITMVLVGAMTLPFLIVVIFRANKTKPRETDPWACGFKYSSRMQMVAGPFTGDLRRLMEWLFRSKPTVEDRGYFEPVVYTDKPKDIWWNAFYAPIINLTMYCVRKIGLLQNGSTSAYSVYILLGLCLFLVISYLL, encoded by the coding sequence ATGACACAAGTATATTTGATATATCTAGTTGGTTGTGTTGTTTCACTTTTATTATATAAAAAAAATAATCTAGCTGCAAAAGTTGGTTTTTCAATTTCTGCAGTTGCATCATTGATTGGTGTATTTTATTTTTTAATTAATATAGGAGAGACAAGCACTTATAACTTTAGTGAACAACTATTATATAGCCCAAACTTTACATTAGAACCAGTAGGAAACTTCTTTTCTTTTGTTATTTCACTAATTGCACTTGCTTCTTCAATTTATGCAATTCAGTATTCGCAAGAGTATGAAAAAAAAGGAAGTTTAGCTGTAATGGCATTTCTTTTTAATGCATTTATTCTATCAATGCTTTTAGTTGTATCGGCATCTGATGTTTTTTGGTTTATGATTTATTGGGAAATTATGACTGTTGTTTCTGCATTTTTAATTTGTTTTAATGATTCAAAAAGTTCTTTAAAAGCAATTATGATTTATCTAGGAGTTGCTCATTTTGGAGGAATGTGTATTTTATCTGCATTCTTATTATTGGCATCACAATCTGGCTCTTTAGAGTTTAGCTCTTTTACAAGTGTAGAGATGTCACCATTATATGCGAGTGCAATTTTTATATTAGCTTTAGTTGGTTTTGGTTCAAAAGCAGGTATGTTTCCTTTTCATGTTTGGCTTCCGAAAGCTCACCCAGCTGCACCTTCAAATATCTCTGCATTAATGAGTGGAGTGATGATTAAATTAGGTTTATTTGGGATTATAAAATTTTGTTTGTGGCTTCCTATTCAAGAATGGTGGGGATTATTAATTGTTGTATTAGGAGCATTGTCTTCTCTTTTAGGTGTTTTATATGCATTAATTCAACACGATTATAAAGCTTTACTTGCTTATCACTCAGTTGAAAATATAGGAATTATTTTATTAGGAATTGGAACAGGAGTTTATGGAATAGCAATAAATTCACCTATTTTAGCAACAATTGGTTTTTTAGCTGGACTATACCATGTCGTAAATCATGCTATTTTTAAAGGTTTATTATTTTTAGCTGCAGGTAGTGTTTTATTTAGAACTCATACAAGAGAAATTGAAGTATTAGGTGGCTTAGCAAAAAAGATGCCATTTACAGCAATTGGAATGTTTGTTGGTGTAATGGGTATTGCCGCGCTACCTCCTTTGAATGGTTTTGTAAGTGAATGGTTTACTTATCACGGAATGATTCAAGGTGCTTTAAGTGAAGGTATTCTTCCTAGAACTGTATTTACTTTATCAGTCATTGCTTTAGCACTTACAGGTGTTTTAGTTGTTATTCACTTAAAATTATATGCAGTTATCTTTGCTGGGACTCCAAGGGATAAAAAAATCTGGGATAATGCAAAAGAAGCACCTCTTTCAATGTTAGTTGGAATGTTTATTCTTATAGTTGGATGTTTTGCCTTTGGTATAGGTGCTAGTGTAGTAACTGAAAATATAATGACAGTTGTTACTTCATTTAGTGGCGCTTACGAAGCAACACCTGATGGAGGATTTATTGCCTCAACTTTAGGAAATAAGATCTCACTTCCATTAATAACAATGGTATTAGTAGGAGCTATGACTTTACCTTTCCTTATAGTAGTTATTTTTAGAGCTAATAAAACAAAACCAAGAGAGACTGATCCTTGGGCTTGTGGATTTAAATATAGTTCTAGAATGCAAATGGTAGCAGGTCCATTTACTGGTGACTTAAGAAGATTGATGGAATGGTTATTTAGAAGTAAGCCTACTGTAGAAGATAGAGGTTATTTTGAACCAGTAGTTTATACAGATAAACCAAAAGATATTTGGTGGAATGCATTTTATGCGCCAATAATAAATTTAACTATGTATTGTGTTAGAAAAATTGGTCTTTTACAAAATGGTAGCACTTCGGCTTATTCTGTATATATTTTATTAGGCTTATGTCTGTTTTTAGTCATAAGTTATTTATTGTAG
- a CDS encoding NADH-quinone oxidoreductase subunit C — MKKGENFIKKVEETIKVISVERQADDQITITVDRNDLPEAVRILYYDLGGWLSSMIPNDERQLNGSFAMYYVLSMEGGKMNEGDELPQEEKCWMTVKAYLPANDPTFPSVTCKVPAAVWYEREAFDMFGITAVGLPDPRRLVLSDDWPEGLHPLRKDAMDYRHRPAAVDHKDEPDYDFLHPEGSKVLDVPLGPLHITSDEPGHFRLYCDGDTIIDADFRLFYQHRGMEKLAENRMNYDQMGYLAERVCGICGYAHAIACIEAAEKAVGLEIPLRAQAIRVICLEIERLHSHLLNIGLACEVTGNVTSFMQIFRIREYSMELAQLVTGGRKTYGNVVMGGLRRDMSGEEIKKSLDLLKIIEQQTKEVWDAVMDDKSQIDRWIGVGVLDKQVARDFSPVGPNVRGSGFKRDSRYDHPYDFIDKLDFNIPVEHGGDVFSRETVRYYELLESVSIIRQCLEMLPGGQTVISTRTLISPEAFGIGNVEAPRGENIHWIMHGNAQKVYRWRCRAATYNNWPSLRYQFRGNTIADAALIVCSLDPCYSCTERVTVIDVNKNKSKILTHKDLKQYSQTLKNSPLMKM, encoded by the coding sequence ATGAAAAAAGGTGAAAATTTTATAAAAAAAGTAGAAGAGACTATTAAGGTTATTAGTGTAGAAAGACAGGCTGATGACCAAATCACTATTACTGTAGATAGAAATGACCTACCAGAAGCAGTTAGAATTTTATATTATGATTTAGGTGGTTGGCTATCAAGTATGATTCCTAATGATGAACGACAACTAAATGGTAGTTTTGCTATGTATTATGTGTTATCTATGGAAGGTGGAAAAATGAACGAGGGGGATGAACTTCCTCAAGAAGAAAAGTGTTGGATGACAGTTAAAGCTTATCTTCCAGCAAATGATCCCACTTTTCCATCTGTGACTTGTAAAGTTCCTGCAGCTGTTTGGTATGAAAGAGAAGCATTTGATATGTTTGGTATTACCGCTGTGGGTTTACCCGATCCTAGAAGACTAGTTCTTTCAGATGATTGGCCAGAAGGTCTTCATCCTTTAAGAAAAGATGCAATGGATTATAGACATAGACCAGCAGCAGTTGATCATAAAGATGAACCAGATTATGACTTTTTACATCCTGAGGGAAGTAAAGTATTAGATGTTCCTTTAGGACCATTGCATATCACAAGTGACGAACCTGGCCATTTTAGATTATATTGTGATGGAGATACTATTATTGATGCAGACTTTAGATTATTTTATCAACACAGAGGTATGGAAAAACTTGCAGAAAATAGAATGAACTATGACCAAATGGGATATTTAGCTGAAAGAGTTTGTGGAATTTGTGGTTATGCCCATGCCATTGCTTGTATTGAAGCAGCTGAAAAAGCAGTTGGATTAGAAATTCCATTAAGAGCCCAAGCAATTAGAGTTATTTGTCTTGAAATAGAAAGACTTCATTCCCATTTATTAAATATAGGACTTGCTTGTGAAGTTACAGGAAATGTAACTAGTTTTATGCAGATATTTAGAATTCGTGAATATTCAATGGAACTTGCACAATTAGTTACAGGGGGAAGAAAAACCTATGGAAATGTTGTTATGGGTGGACTTCGAAGAGATATGTCAGGTGAAGAGATAAAAAAGAGTTTAGATTTATTAAAAATTATTGAGCAACAAACAAAAGAGGTTTGGGATGCTGTTATGGATGATAAATCTCAAATTGATAGATGGATTGGAGTTGGCGTTTTAGATAAACAAGTTGCCAGAGACTTCTCTCCTGTTGGACCAAATGTAAGAGGTTCAGGGTTTAAAAGAGATTCAAGATATGACCATCCATATGATTTTATTGACAAACTTGACTTTAATATTCCCGTTGAACATGGTGGAGATGTATTTTCAAGAGAAACGGTTAGATATTATGAATTATTAGAATCTGTTTCAATAATTAGACAATGTTTAGAGATGTTACCAGGTGGACAAACTGTTATATCAACAAGAACACTTATTAGTCCAGAAGCATTTGGTATTGGAAATGTAGAAGCTCCAAGGGGAGAAAATATTCACTGGATTATGCATGGAAATGCTCAAAAGGTTTATAGATGGAGATGTAGGGCAGCAACTTATAATAACTGGCCATCATTAAGATATCAATTTAGAGGAAATACTATTGCTGATGCAGCATTAATTGTATGTTCCCTTGATCCATGTTATTCATGTACTGAAAGAGTTACTGTAATCGACGTTAATAAGAATAAATCAAAAATTCTTACACATAAAGATTTAAAACAGTATTCACAGACGCTGAAAAATTCTCCTTTAATGAAAATGTAG
- a CDS encoding proton-conducting transporter membrane subunit: MNIELLLFLILIVPLIISGLIWFLKKDLKILTSIHLGGAIIEAILGLAAVASVVNGKTYFIFDQMLFLDAVGGVFVTLIAITGVLVNIYSIKYMQWQVESAHITEKDVKLFFSLSHLFIFTMTFSVLANNIVLMWVAIEATTLSSVFMVAINKGKKSTESAWKYIVICSIGLAFALYATVLLYSAGFSVINDSHSTMLWTTLMSHAKEINSDALKLIFVFALIGFGTKAGFAPTHTWLPDVHSEGPAPASAMLSGILLKCALLGLVRYYAIVGNSTLGFEFVQSVMIVSGLLTVFVAALFLIKQHDVKRMFAYHSIAHMGVIAVGLGFGGFLGIFAALFHTLAHSFTKALAFCVTGNIQKIYGTRNMEKMGGMIKIAPITAILFGIAVCSLVGVPGFAIFVSEFYIIQEAISSGGYIPVALFIIGLIIIFIADFSHYNLATFGQSKTEVQCGEVERKANAPLIALAALIIIFGIFTVDSWVSLLNSAVKIIIGV, translated from the coding sequence ATGAATATTGAATTATTATTATTTCTAATATTGATTGTTCCATTAATCATATCAGGTCTGATTTGGTTTTTAAAAAAAGACTTGAAAATTTTAACTTCTATTCATTTAGGAGGGGCAATTATTGAAGCAATTTTAGGATTGGCAGCTGTTGCAAGTGTTGTAAATGGCAAAACATATTTTATCTTTGATCAGATGCTATTTTTAGACGCTGTTGGTGGAGTTTTTGTCACACTAATTGCAATTACAGGGGTTCTTGTAAATATTTATTCTATTAAATATATGCAGTGGCAAGTTGAGAGTGCTCATATAACAGAAAAAGATGTAAAACTATTTTTTAGTTTATCTCATCTATTTATTTTTACAATGACATTTTCAGTGTTAGCAAACAATATTGTACTAATGTGGGTAGCAATTGAGGCAACTACATTATCTTCAGTATTTATGGTTGCTATAAATAAAGGTAAAAAATCAACTGAAAGTGCTTGGAAATATATAGTTATTTGTAGTATTGGTTTAGCTTTTGCTTTATATGCAACTGTTCTTTTATATAGTGCAGGTTTTTCAGTAATCAATGATAGTCATAGTACGATGTTATGGACTACATTAATGAGTCATGCAAAAGAGATAAATTCAGATGCATTAAAATTGATTTTTGTTTTTGCATTAATTGGTTTTGGTACAAAAGCAGGATTTGCTCCAACACATACATGGTTACCAGATGTTCACTCAGAAGGTCCAGCTCCTGCTTCGGCTATGTTATCAGGTATTCTTTTAAAATGTGCTCTATTAGGTTTAGTTAGATACTACGCAATTGTTGGAAACTCAACTTTAGGATTTGAGTTTGTTCAAAGTGTAATGATTGTAAGTGGATTATTAACTGTGTTTGTAGCAGCATTATTCTTAATTAAACAACATGATGTAAAAAGAATGTTTGCTTACCATTCAATTGCACATATGGGTGTAATTGCTGTTGGTTTAGGTTTTGGTGGCTTTCTTGGTATATTTGCAGCATTATTTCATACCCTTGCTCACTCTTTTACAAAAGCGTTGGCATTTTGTGTAACAGGAAATATTCAAAAGATTTACGGTACTAGAAATATGGAAAAAATGGGTGGAATGATTAAAATTGCACCTATTACAGCAATACTGTTTGGTATAGCAGTTTGTTCTTTAGTTGGTGTGCCAGGCTTTGCGATTTTTGTAAGTGAATTTTATATTATTCAAGAAGCTATTTCTTCAGGAGGTTATATCCCTGTAGCACTATTTATCATTGGATTGATTATTATTTTTATCGCTGACTTTTCACATTATAATTTAGCAACTTTTGGACAAAGTAAAACAGAAGTACAGTGTGGTGAAGTGGAAAGAAAAGCAAATGCACCTCTTATTGCTCTTGCGGCATTAATCATTATATTTGGTATTTTCACAGTTGATAGCTGGGTTAGCTTACTAAATAGTGCAGTAAAAATTATAATTGGCGTATAA
- a CDS encoding 4Fe-4S dicluster domain-containing protein has product MSLQSKVNQFVIANPKVCIGCATCMAGCYESSYKRGKLAVSRLIVTRTASGTMPNQCRQCEDAPCANVCPTGALRIGEKSIELYEEICIGCKMCTLACPFGAIKAEAEIMPSVNYSMEPKYNLGLESESGAKSIAIKCDLCAGSESGPTCVQVCPTGALMFVNGKDGQSNLVNKKSEEAVSSFIEILSKNL; this is encoded by the coding sequence ATGAGTTTACAATCAAAAGTAAATCAATTTGTAATTGCTAATCCTAAAGTTTGTATTGGATGTGCAACATGTATGGCTGGTTGTTACGAATCTTCTTACAAAAGGGGAAAACTTGCAGTTTCTAGATTAATTGTAACTAGAACTGCAAGTGGAACAATGCCTAACCAATGTAGACAATGTGAAGATGCACCTTGTGCAAATGTTTGTCCTACCGGAGCATTAAGAATTGGTGAAAAAAGTATTGAATTATATGAAGAGATATGTATTGGGTGCAAAATGTGTACTCTTGCATGTCCTTTTGGTGCAATAAAAGCAGAAGCTGAAATTATGCCATCGGTAAATTATTCAATGGAACCAAAATACAACTTAGGTTTAGAATCTGAATCAGGTGCAAAAAGTATTGCAATTAAGTGCGATTTATGTGCAGGCTCTGAAAGTGGTCCAACTTGTGTCCAAGTTTGTCCTACCGGAGCATTGATGTTTGTAAATGGTAAAGATGGTCAGAGTAATTTAGTAAATAAGAAATCGGAAGAAGCGGTATCATCATTTATTGAAATACTTTCAAAGAATTTGTAA